The Microbacterium schleiferi genome contains the following window.
GGCTCGGTCTTGCTGCGCTCCTGGATGCACCGATCGAGGCGCACGGCGAGCAGGTCGACTATCTCGTGTTCGTTGCCCCGGCGCTGCTCATGACCGCAGCGATCGGTGTCGCGACCGAAGAGTTCACCTATCCGGTGATGTCAGGGTTCAAGTGGCGCCGGTACTTCTACGGCTTCAACGCCTCGGCTCTGTCGAGCCCGCAGATCGCGAACGGTGTGATCCTCGGGGCCTCAGCGCGGATGCTGGTGGCTGTCGTCGCCTACTACGTGTTCATCGTCCTCTTCGGTGCTGTTCCCGACCCGGCAACAGGCTGGGTGTCCGTGTTCGTTGGGCTCCTCGCTGGACTTTCCTTCGGCGTACCGCTGATGGCATACGCCGCCTCCATCGAGGACGACAAGGGGCAGTTCGCGCTCGTGCAGCGCTTCCTGTTCGTTCCGATGTTCTTGTTCTCGGGGACGTTCTACCCGCTCGAAAACCTCCCCATCTGGCTGCAGTGGATCGGCTGGATCTCGCCCCTGTGGCACGCGTCTGAGCTCGGCCGGATGGCGACGTACGGTTCCCCGGGCGGCCCCGGCCTGGCGGCGATCCACCTGGCCTATCTGGTGATCCTCACCGTCGTCGGCTACGCGTTCGCTCGCCGCACCTTCACGCGGAGGCTCGCGAAGTGACCGCGCTGGCATCGGAGACGGAACGTCGTCGTAGCGGGAGCGTCCGCGCATTGTGGTCGGGCAACCCCTGGGCCGTCGTGCAGCGCGGGCTCATCGCCGCGCGCTCGTCGAGCTGGGTCGTCGTGCTCTCGGGCTTCTTCGAGCCGGTGTTCTACCTGTTCTCGCTCGGTATCGGCCTCGGAAAGCTCATCGAGGATGTTGAGACGTCATCGGGGCTGGTTGTCTCCTACGCTGCCTTCATCGCGCCGGCGCTGTTGGCGGTGTCGGC
Protein-coding sequences here:
- a CDS encoding ABC transporter permease; translation: MSTPLPDARTQPTLDELRAEALAWGRKPRRWGSWYVAEHMVRAMRAYGWTIVVGALGQPILYLLGLGLGLAALLDAPIEAHGEQVDYLVFVAPALLMTAAIGVATEEFTYPVMSGFKWRRYFYGFNASALSSPQIANGVILGASARMLVAVVAYYVFIVLFGAVPDPATGWVSVFVGLLAGLSFGVPLMAYAASIEDDKGQFALVQRFLFVPMFLFSGTFYPLENLPIWLQWIGWISPLWHASELGRMATYGSPGGPGLAAIHLAYLVILTVVGYAFARRTFTRRLAK